Part of the Candidatus Moraniibacteriota bacterium genome is shown below.
GCTTTGTAGTTACTTGGCATGGTCTGTGAAACACCACATGCTCCCGTCGGAGAAGACGCTTTCGAACACGTTCCCGTTTGTCCATAATGCTCTCCTGCCTGAAGAATTGCCATATAGTCATTCGCCGGCATAAATGTCTGATTCTGCACAGCCGCCTTCACAGCGGGGTCATTTGCGCAAGCACCAGTTCCACAGGTCACTGTTCCTCCGCCACCACCCGGCGTTGATCCACCACCACTCGTTGCACCGCTAATCCCCGATCGCACATACTTTGACTTTGCATCACAGCTATAGGTAAACCACGATCCATTCGTCTTGAAGGAAAATGCTGCCGTATCCGTCCCCAAGGCACCATCCGCGAGCACCATGAGAATCACATTGATAGCGACCCATCCCAAAAGCACGATAGCAAATCCATAAAGCGCCGCCTTGATGCCGCTCTTCGCAAGACTAATCATCTGCGTATTCCCCGCCGAGACAATATAGAGTATTCCCATCGCCACCAAGACGGCGAAGGCAATATATGTCATCACCATGAAAATCCAGCTCGTGATATTTTTCATGAGCAAGAAAAGATGGCACAGCGTGCAAATCGCCGACTCGTCCACGTCTCCCGTACTTGGATCATCACAAGATCGCCCACATGGGACAATGCCGGAATTTGCCGAAGAACATCGCGGAGCAGTTGATGGATCGACCTGCGTCTTACAGCACGTTTGCCCCGTAGAACAGTCAAATTGCCCAAGTGGCGTCCCCGCGCAAGACGTAACCATTTCACAGGTACCTCCCTGATCTTCAACGCATTTCTCTGTTGTAGTCCCAGCAACAAAACAACACGCCCCTCCACCCGCACACCCCGTCGCACCCGTGAGCGCCGTTCCCGACGAACATGTAGCACTAGCCGAACACGTCCCCGACTGCGTTGCGCCACTTGCATCCTTGCCAGAACAAGAAGTAGAAGGTGGCGGAGCCGTCGTCTTGCAACAAGCCGTTGTATTATCAGTACAACTCTTGGTAATATCCACCCCGCCTGAACATGAAGTTTGGCAATTAGTTGTCGGCGTACAGGCACCACTCGTTGGACGAGGAACACAGCACGTTTGAAATGTCGGACAGTTTGACCCTCGTATAAACGTCTCCGTCGCTGTATTACAAGGATTTATACCGATTGCGCAATGACCACTCAATTCACTCACACAATCAAATGCCGCCCTTGATTCGAAAGAGAATCCAAAAATCCCTGAGAATACGAAAATCCCCAGCAAGAAAAAAAAGTATTTCTTCAAAATTCCCATAACAGAGAAAACAAAATGTCTCACATTGCAAGTGGCACCATCACACTTATCATCATTTCCTTTCCACCTGACCAATCCGGCTTTCAGCAGTCGAGAGCGATTGATTGATAGTTGCTTCACCGAGATTAATGGACGTAATCATATCGGCCAAGATTTTCTCGATACTTTCCGGATCAGATTGCTTCCAGTTGCGTGTGATGAGGTTGCCATCAGCAAACGGTCCGAGAATTGGGTCGGTTTTTTGCTTTTCCACCAAGTCACGGCGAGCTGCTGGTGCACCGGTTTTCTCGAGATAGGTCGCCGCCGGGTCAAATGTGCTTGTAAAATCTTTGGCATTTCCGGTAATCGCATTTTGCAAATGCACCGTGCCTGTTGGCGGAAACGCCGCATATTTCAAGAACTGCCATGATTCAAAAGTTCGTATCTTGTCAAAAAGCGCCAAATCTTTCGTTCCCGCTGGAGCCGTCTTGTTCTTGGCAACGACAAATCCCCAGTAGTTTGGGAAATTAAAGGGCTGCGCCCCCGTTGACTGTGGCAAGGGAGCTACGGCAAAATTCAGTTTCGAGTTTTTGCGCTTGATGGTGTCATAGTGCCATGAATAGTTTATCATCATTGCCGCTGTTCCCTCATAAAATGCGTCTATTGAGTAGTGCATACGCGGATTCCACGTGTAGAGCGACGAGGTCGGATTGGCAAACTGCGTATAGAAGGTAAGCGCATTCACGCCTGCCGCCGCATTCAAGCGGAGATCGCGTCCATTCCCGCGCGGAACCAAGACGCCATTTTGTAAGAGGAGTGCCGAAAGCACATCCGTCGAACGATTAATGTTCCCCGCTGTCCCGAGTGCCGCGCCTGATTGCGTAATCTCACCAAACGAATTGATGCGTGTGAGGAGTCGCACATCATCCTGAAACTGATCCCATGTAGCAGGAGGCGCCGTAATACCCGCTGCCCCCAAAAGATCCTTGTTATAGTAGAGCGCGAGCGAATCCGAAGAGAGCGCCACACCAGTAATCTTCCCCTCATCCGTCACGAAGTCATCGCCCACTGTATCAACAAACGCATTCCGATAACTTCGCTCATCTATGAGTGTATCGGGCGCCATGACAATCTTGTCGGCAAAAGCGGGCGTCCACGAATTTCGAATAAGGAAAATATCCGGACCATTCCCCGCTGCAAGCGCATCAAGAAGATCCTGCCGATACGTATCAACCGCGAGCTTCCGATACGTGACATTGCCTACATTCGGATTGAGATTCTTGTATTGCCCAATAACCTGACGGAGTGCTTCTGAATCATCAAAAATCCCCCATATCTCGAGGTTCATCTTATAAGCTGTATCCGTCTGTCGGAGTCCGCATCCGGAAAGCAATAACACTATCGCACCGAGAATCGCTCCTGAAAAAATTCTAGCAAGAATCTTCTTCATACCGACATTTTTATTTTTGATTCCCTTTTTCATTTCCGTAGAGACGAAAATTTTGCATCTCTACAATTCAACGCCATTCCCACCTATCACTTCTGACACACGAGAGCATAGTGATAGTCCCCCACCAATACATCCTTGACCGGCGAAAATCCTCGTTCGGAAAGCATCTCGATAAGCTTCTCTCGCGAAATACGAAGTGATAGCTCCGGTCCAAACGACGCTTCCGTGTTATTCCACTCCATGATAAACAAAAATCCGCCCGATTTCAGTACGCGATATGCCTCCCACAGCATTGTTTCCTTGCCCTTGTTCTGAAAGAGCACATCTTTCATAATCACCCAGTCAAGGCTATCATCCGGCAATCCCGATCCACCCTCTCGTTCCAAATTCACCCGCTTTGCCGTCACATTGGACAAACCCAATGCCTTGGCGCGACTCGCAACCGCCTCCAAAGATGACGGCAAAATATCAAGTGCATATACACAGCCCGATTTCCCTACTGCCCTCGCAAACGCAAGAGAAAAGAATCCCGACCCGCACCCAAAATCCGCCACCGACGCATTTTCCAACGCATCAAGCTGTTCAATCACCTCTTCCGGCTTCACAAAGTTATTCGTCAGCGTTGTTCCCATAAAAGAATCCCTCAATGAAGACACGAGCGTTTAACGCAGAAATGTGCCAAACACGCATATCTAAATAGTTGCAAAAAGAATAGCCTCATTGTACAACAGAAACACCGAGTCAACAAACAACTCGAAATGGAGAGGTCGCAGAGTGAGCAAGTCCCCGCCGAGGCGGGGCTGGAAAGCGAGCATACCGCATCAAGGATTTGCCCCAGTATTCGCGGGGCGTCCAGTCGAATGATTGGACGAATCCTTCTGTACGAAGAGAAAAGAGTATTTCCCGAAGATAAGAGAAGCAACCTCTCTTGAGACAGCAATTGCGAGATGTTCCACAATCAAATCACGGAGAGGTCGCATAGTGGCCGAGTGCACTCGCTTGGAAAGCGGGCATACCGCAAGGTATCGAGGGTTCGAATCCCTCCCTCTCCGCAACGAACAAAGTGGGTGAAGAAGGGAGGAAGGAAGCCAAGTACTTGGCTTCCTTAGGGATGAGAAAGGCGGAGCGATGTTTTGCGAGTGCGCGAAACCGCAAGCCAGGGTCGACCTTGACATAGAGGGTGTTTAACACTATAGTCCTCGCAGCACATTCCCAAACCCAAACGAGGAGGATCGAAAAGATGACAACGAAAGTTTCTGTTGAACTACACATCGAGCAGGTTCGTGATGGCAGCCACTACAATGGCTACATGAAGATCGCTAGCACTAAGCTCGACTATGAGCTCGTGTTCGGAGTTCCGATCGCACAGCTCGGCAGCATGGAGCCCGCCAAGGACGAGAGCGAAATTCGGCGACTCTTCCAGATTACAGTGAAGCGCGACGCAACGAACGTCGAGCTCACGAAGGAAGAGTACGGCTTCTTCTTCCAAATGCTCGTGACGCTCGCGATGGATTTCTACAGCAATCCGCAGACTCGCGACAGTCAGGAAGGAATGATAGGTCTGATACTCAACGGAAGAGGCCTAATGGCCGGCTTCGGCGTTTCAGCCTCGATCGGCATGACAAGCAAAGGGTCGTACAACTTCCCGCCGGAAATCTGCGAGATGTTGAGCGCTCCGAAGTTCGGCTGTGCACTGCTCGCGTAGCGAATCGGCACTTTTACTACCAGAGAGCTCCCTACAGACATGTTCTGCTCGGAGCCCTTTTTCAATACCACCAAACTCGAATGGGAACCACCTCGGTCGCCGCGAAGACGGAGAAATGAGCGACAAGATATAAATGCAAATGATAGACTATGAATAACTCACTCTGGAGGATGAAGCAACGAAGTAAGACAAAAATTTCCTTTCCATTTTTTGCGGCTCCCCAGACATCCCTCGCCGAAAATGGATAGGTAAGGAAATTTTTGGTTTTGCTCACGCGAGGTACGAGCGTGGCCGAGGTACGTACGTCAGGCGTACGAGTTAGTCTTAAAGCTGTCACCCACTTCG
Proteins encoded:
- a CDS encoding extracellular solute-binding protein; protein product: MKKILARIFSGAILGAIVLLLSGCGLRQTDTAYKMNLEIWGIFDDSEALRQVIGQYKNLNPNVGNVTYRKLAVDTYRQDLLDALAAGNGPDIFLIRNSWTPAFADKIVMAPDTLIDERSYRNAFVDTVGDDFVTDEGKITGVALSSDSLALYYNKDLLGAAGITAPPATWDQFQDDVRLLTRINSFGEITQSGAALGTAGNINRSTDVLSALLLQNGVLVPRGNGRDLRLNAAAGVNALTFYTQFANPTSSLYTWNPRMHYSIDAFYEGTAAMMINYSWHYDTIKRKNSKLNFAVAPLPQSTGAQPFNFPNYWGFVVAKNKTAPAGTKDLALFDKIRTFESWQFLKYAAFPPTGTVHLQNAITGNAKDFTSTFDPAATYLEKTGAPAARRDLVEKQKTDPILGPFADGNLITRNWKQSDPESIEKILADMITSINLGEATINQSLSTAESRIGQVERK
- a CDS encoding class I SAM-dependent methyltransferase, with amino-acid sequence MGTTLTNNFVKPEEVIEQLDALENASVADFGCGSGFFSLAFARAVGKSGCVYALDILPSSLEAVASRAKALGLSNVTAKRVNLEREGGSGLPDDSLDWVIMKDVLFQNKGKETMLWEAYRVLKSGGFLFIMEWNNTEASFGPELSLRISREKLIEMLSERGFSPVKDVLVGDYHYALVCQK